The Pelmatolapia mariae isolate MD_Pm_ZW linkage group LG10_11, Pm_UMD_F_2, whole genome shotgun sequence genome includes a region encoding these proteins:
- the kcnj15 gene encoding ATP-sensitive inward rectifier potassium channel 15, which produces MAKGNKDFQRRIVSKDGHNMVRIDNVEGMVKLYLHDIWTTVVDMKWRYKLTLFASTFVMTWFIFGVIFYFIGMGNGDFEPDLNSTHTPCLMNVETLTGAFLFSLESQTTIGYGFRYISEECPLAIFTLVAQLVITGLAEIFVTGAFLAKLARPKKRAETIKFSQVAVICKHQGKLCLMVRVANMRKSLLIQCQLTGKLLQPYATEEGEKTQVHQSSVDFNMDSGGECPFLILPLTFYHVLDQHSPLAGLTAENLKTRRFELLITLNATMESTAATCQRRTSYIPDEILWGYEFKPVLYSTPSGRFVADFNFFDKVQKSSDPDFHSDSSEKLKLERDFREE; this is translated from the coding sequence ATGGCTAAAGGGAATAAAGATTTCCAGCGAAGGATTGTGTCCAAGGATGGGCACAACATGGTAAGGATCGATAACGTGGAGGGCATGGTCAAGCTGTACCTGCACGACATTTGGACGACTGTGGTGGACATGAAGTGGCGCTACAAACTCACCTTATTTGCCTCCACCTTTGTCATGACCTGGTtcatctttggggtcatctttTACTTCATTGGAATGGGCAACGGAGACTTTGAGCCAGATTTAAATTCTACCCACACTCCATGCCTGATGAACGTGGAAACGCTCACTGGAGCCTTCCTCTTCTCTCTAGAGTCACAGACCACCATTGGTTATGGTTTTCGTTACATCTCTGAAGAATGCCCTCTGGCCATCTTTACTCTGGTGGCTCAGCTTGTCATCACTGGACTGGCTGAGATCTTCGTTACCGGTGCCTTTCTGGCCAAACTAGCTAGACCCAAGAAGCGAGCGGAGACCATCAAGTTCAGCCAGGTGGCGGTGATCTGCAAGCACCAAGGAAAGCTGTGTCTGATGGTGAGGGTGGCCAACATGAGGAAGAGCCTCCTGATCCAGTGCCAGCTAACAGGAAAGCTCCTTCAACCCTACGCGACTGAGGAGGGCGAGAAGACGCAAGTCCATCAGAGCTCTGTTGATTTCAACATGGACTCCGGTGGCGAGTGCCCCTTCCTTATCCTCCCTCTCACCTTCTATCACGTCCTAGACCAGCACAGCCCGCTGGCAGGACTGACGGCAGAAAACCTGAAAACGCGTAGGTTTGAGTTGCTCATCACCCTCAATGCCACCATGGAGTCGACGGCAGCCACGTGTCAGAGACGTACCTCCTACATCCCTGACGAGATCCTGTGGGGTTATGAGTTCAAACCTGTGCTGTATAGCACCCCCAGTGGACGCTTTGTGGCAGACTTCAACTTTTTTGACAAGGTGCAAAAGAGCAGTGATCCAGACTTCCACAGCGACAGTTCAGAAAAGCTGAAACTCGAGAGGGACTTCAGGGAGGAATAG